A single genomic interval of Rosistilla ulvae harbors:
- a CDS encoding alpha/beta hydrolase yields the protein MNRLWSENASASGNFSGAKNLQSHPSATLETCGRSSFFLPVQYESNYEYPLVIWLHNEGSDQSQMPTVLPSISMQNYIGVGVRAPRATDSMGHGFSWLQSEAGIAITEQTLFDAIDLASTRYSINRNRVCVVGYREGGTMALRTALRHPTAFAGAVSLGGRFPTGARPLANLAAARNLPMMIALGADESVYPTNDLCRDLRNLHAARIGLDLRQYDVLNELHPQILSDVNEWIMGQVTGIDTLRTATICDTEPVEFSAN from the coding sequence ATGAACCGTCTTTGGTCAGAAAACGCTTCGGCGAGTGGCAACTTCTCAGGGGCCAAAAACTTGCAGTCGCATCCCTCGGCAACGCTCGAAACCTGCGGCCGGTCGTCGTTCTTCCTTCCCGTTCAATACGAATCCAACTACGAATATCCGCTGGTGATCTGGCTGCACAACGAAGGCAGCGACCAGTCGCAAATGCCCACCGTGCTTCCCTCGATCAGCATGCAGAACTACATCGGCGTCGGCGTCCGAGCACCGCGGGCCACCGATTCGATGGGGCACGGTTTCTCATGGCTGCAAAGCGAAGCGGGAATTGCGATCACCGAACAAACGCTGTTCGACGCGATCGATCTTGCCAGCACTCGCTACAGCATCAATCGTAACCGCGTCTGCGTGGTCGGTTACCGCGAAGGGGGCACGATGGCCCTGCGAACCGCACTGCGACACCCGACGGCGTTTGCAGGGGCGGTCTCTTTGGGCGGACGCTTCCCGACAGGTGCACGCCCACTGGCGAACCTAGCCGCGGCCCGCAATCTGCCGATGATGATCGCCTTGGGAGCCGATGAATCGGTCTATCCGACCAACGACCTATGCCGCGATTTGCGGAACTTGCACGCCGCCCGGATCGGATTGGATCTGCGGCAATACGACGTCCTCAACGAACTGCATCCGCAGATTTTGAGCGATGTCAACGAATGGATCATGGGACAGGTGACGGGCATCGACACGCTACGGACAGCGACGATCTGCGACACCGAACCGGTTGAGTTTTCCGCGAACTAA